TTGACCAATCAACCAAGCAAATGATGCTAGTATTGCTTGGGCATGGACAGCTTCTTGGTGTTCTGATTCACCAAAATTTGGTGGTCTATCTTCTAAGTACTCATTGGTGTGTATGGACAACAAACCAAATTTTTGTTGATCATTTGGCCAAAAACCTGTAGTCATTTTTAATATGAGTATTTTATCAATCTTTAGACGtatatcttttttattatataattagtaacaAACCTGGTATACTGATGCCATGTCTCCTTTCATAAggtaatttatgataaattgaaGGATCATAATCATAATTAGGAATACTAAATTCTTTGAATGCCGTCTTTGGAATATCAGAAGTGGCAGACTGAGCAGTAGTTAACGTCCATTTATCTAGGGGAACTGAAGGTAATGGTAAATGATGTCGCACTTGTATTGTAGGGCGACCAAAATAATGTATCCATCTATCAATGggattttttaaattctctttaggtacattttttttctttctaattTCTTCATCTTCTTTAGTGGCTGCAAATCCATGTACATTCCAGAATCCTTCAACCCGAGGTTCATAATcgatctatttaaaattaacaattaatcgTTATACAATGatgatttgatatattataaattaaattgataaaaacaaacAGATACCTGAGCTTCAAATAAATGTGGATAATCAGCTGACAGATTGGCTAAGAATATACGATTTACTTGTTCTGCTATACTTTTAGCAAATTCATTTGTTGATCCGGattcatcaatatttttgtCAGATTTTATTGCTTTACCTCTGCTTCTAAAaagtgatttaataattttttaataatcaaatctaaataatattatttacagcatttattattactaacctATTtctattgtattcaaataccaAACTATCCTCTAGCTGGGGTTTTATACGGTCGATAAATTGTTGACAATCATCATTTGAAAGTCGATTAGGAAGAGTGTCTACttcatatatttttgtctttgtTACCGTCTGAGCAAACGGCAAAAAGTCATAAGGAATTACTTTATCTTTTACCACTAATGACTGCCAAccataatatctaaataatcaaTGCGGTATATGTTAAGCaatataaatgttgtaattttcAATCAATCAATCAAACCTGGGCATGTTTATGCCGATAGATTTTTCTTCAACTGTACTGAGGTTACGAATTTTTTCATGGTCACTCAGTTCTTGACGTAACAATGTCGGCTCGGGTTTAATATCTACAATGGGTGGATACTGTGCGCGGCTCTCTTGACGACAAACGTATGCAGAAGAGAGCGATCGACCAAATACATTGGGTACATTACGTTTGGGAATTCGAACAGTCAACATGtctattcaacaaataaaaatagtttaggCAAACGTCAAAAAAATTCATGtcataaatttgataaatcgtTTCACTTACCGTAGAGCCGATAATTAAACAGAatgcaaacaatttattattgacgtTCAACCATCAAAccgaacattattattattataatataatatacgaattaatagtataaattatttataataaataaataaccaattaaTTCATCCGTCGTCGCGTtgcaaattgtaaattgtaaactgtatcaatgtaaattacattatgtaatattaatattttaatttgtcatgcgttctattatcatttatcagttatcatcgCTCTGTGCACCGGTGTGGGGTATGGTCACAGATAATACAGAGGAAATCTATGGTTGTGGtggaaaaatcaaatattttcattttgtctatattgattattgacaacaacaaaatatgtctgctttaaaaaatactataatgataataatatgtaatttcttgTCTATAGAGTATAAACAGAtcgaaatataattagtaataattactctatgatagaaatattgtaatatgcatattttttaggtgaatatgattattatcacttatcagacAATTGATTCCACCTTGAAAATTCAGCGTATAAGCacagattaaaattttttgaaattttcagtTTCTGTAGTAAAAACTTCGATACTTATCTTTCGATATAAATACACGCCAGACTAGACTAGTGCCAGGTATGTTTATTATCTACATTTGTGCTTGTCTAATGTCTTTTTATGTTTTCTTAAAAACATTGTCATAGATCTGtagataattcattattttatttataatgtaggcacatttaattataatacattttatatcgtACTGATCTAACTAGGACTAACCTAAGAACAGTCCCAAAAGGGACCAACGAGTTACCAAGTTAAACTCAGTGAGCTATACTCAGCCTGACAAATTTtggtagataaattattatgcggacatttgttgtctccgtcttacaagtgcgtaccATAGTacattttacgctcagcagattgGGTTTAGctccatttaaaaattatagtgaatttacctcttatagCAATacctttatgtaatttaaaggtgagattattatctagggcgtctcataggatttttattatattttaatttttagttatgagtattttaagggccagttgcactgTCTCTGATttaagttaaccggagtttaatcggccgaatttg
This portion of the Acyrthosiphon pisum isolate AL4f chromosome A1, pea_aphid_22Mar2018_4r6ur, whole genome shotgun sequence genome encodes:
- the LOC100166196 gene encoding 28S ribosomal protein S30, mitochondrial, whose product is MLTVRIPKRNVPNVFGRSLSSAYVCRQESRAQYPPIVDIKPEPTLLRQELSDHEKIRNLSTVEEKSIGINMPRYYGWQSLVVKDKVIPYDFLPFAQTVTKTKIYEVDTLPNRLSNDDCQQFIDRIKPQLEDSLVFEYNRNRSRGKAIKSDKNIDESGSTNEFAKSIAEQVNRIFLANLSADYPHLFEAQIDYEPRVEGFWNVHGFAATKEDEEIRKKKNVPKENLKNPIDRWIHYFGRPTIQVRHHLPLPSVPLDKWTLTTAQSATSDIPKTAFKEFSIPNYDYDPSIYHKLPYERRHGISIPGFWPNDQQKFGLLSIHTNEYLEDRPPNFGESEHQEAVHAQAILASFAWLIGQASYQGFTICNELTYPLVNQSIITNGKTWSFYMYQLNTMRFFKSQDDINRPIAPSNICWGTKQTELFHNITDDRIVGWNDDVLKDLLSCYVNIPKSRDHEMCPYLGKEQLVANIDDIKKRVWLHDRYKVLTSHRPRHRLLPEVYDWERIYKIEHETRHFEARRRFFELEQDPLNERRLDDHYGPYIQRKDRDKGRRIRKKRFDDMYYPNV